DNA from Daucus carota subsp. sativus chromosome 1, DH1 v3.0, whole genome shotgun sequence:
TAATTTTGTTCGAAAGAGTCCTTTTTTTATTCCCGTGGCCTGGCCTGGTAAATACCTAGCCGGGCCTTTTTTTGTTCCACCAAATCCTAGATAAAGCTTTTTTCCATTCTTattagataaaataatataacatccATACGtcatttcttattatttttttcgtctttttttctttttatgaattttttttatttttgaatccCCACGAAAAAGGTCAACACTCTCATTTTCATGATTCTTTTATGATCCTGTCTTGATTAGCGCAAATTATCCCTGTTCGACAAAAGGCCCTTTGTATATAATAATCGCATTGTAGCGGGTATAGTTTAGTGGTAAAAGTGTGATTCGTTCGAGTAACCCCCTTCAATAGTTAAGGGGTCTTTCGGTTTAATTCATATTCCGATAAAAAACTTTATTTCTTTAAAGGATTTAATCCTTTACCTCTCAATGACATATCGgaggaaaaatataatataaattatcgtGATTTGGACCCAAGGATAActtaaaaatttttaaattggattATGAAATTGCGAAACATAATTATTCAATGGGATCAATACTTCCAATTGACTAAGTATGAGTCAAGGATCCATGGATGGAGATAGAAAAGTATATTTCTAATCGTAACTAAATCTTCCAATTTTGTTTTTAGTTGTAGAAACAAATTGAAGCAAAATAGTATAGCTATTAAACGATGACTTTAGTTTACTAGAGTTATCGACATATTTTTTTAGCTCGGTGGAAACAAAACCTTTTTCCTCAGGATCCTTTCAAATAGAAATAGAGAACGAAGTAACTAGAAAGGTTGTCATAATCATCTTTTTATAGAGGGATCATCTATAAAGCGAATCCTTTTGAATGTATTCAAACAAAGAGCTGACATAGATGTTATGGATagatttttttgtaatttagtTCACATCTTAGATCTAGGAATTTTTCCATCTTCCATAAAGGAGCCGAATGAAACCAAAGTTTCATGTTCGGTTTTGAATTAGAGACGTTCAAAATGCTGAATCGACGTCGACTATAACCCCTAGCCTTCCAAGCTAACGATGCGGGTTCGATTCCCGCTACCCGCtatatcttttatattatataaaagattctttctatatatatatattcatatattatttatatattctaatatactttattaattagaatttattcATCATTGAATATAGAATATTCAATAATATCACTTAAAAGCGTCCATTGTCTAATGGATAGGACAGAGGTCTTCTAAACCTTTGGTATAGGTTCAAATCCTATTGGACGCAATTtatttccatatatatatatatatattttttttatttagatattaaaaaagtttaagAAAGTCTTTTTGAAAGACTTGAATGCGAGACGCTCAATTATCCCTTTTTTTGAGAACTTTTATAAAATCCTTTATACTTGTTCCTGAAGTATAAAACGTTCCATCTGTTCCTGAATAGCTTCTTTCAAAAGGGCTTCTGCTTCCTCGGTGAATATCTTGGTAGAAGATATTATTTCTTGAAACTGcggtttatttgtttttaggtAAGTACGTAACTCAACAAGAAATTTCCTTACCTGTCCAATTTCTAATGAATCAAGATAACCATTTGTTCCGGTATAAATAGTCATTATCTGTTCTTCTACCGCAAGAGGGGcggattgggattgtttaagcAATTCACGTAATCGTTGACCTCTTGCCAATTGATTCTGAGTAGCTTTATCAAGATCAGAAGCAAATTGTGCAAAGGCTTCTAATTCTGCGAATTGCGCCAGTTCCAATTTTAATTTGCCAGCAACTTGTTTCATAGCTTTAATTTGAGCTGCAGATCCCACTCTAGAAACGGAGATACCCACATTAATAGCAGGTCTGATTCCAGCATTGAATAGATCGGCAGATAAGAATATTTGTCCATCAGTAATCGAAATTACATTAGTAGGAATATAAGCCGAAACATCTCCCGATTGAGTTTCAACTATTGGCAAAGCAGTCATACTTCCTTCACCTAAAAGAGAACCTAATTTAGCAGCTCTTTCCAAAAGGCGTGAATGTAAATAAAAAACATCCCCTGGATAAGCTTCGCGACCAGGCGGTCTTCGTAATAGAAGAGACATTTGTCGATAAGCTTGTGCCTGTTTAGAGGGATcatcataaattattaaagtgTGTCGTTTGCGGTACATAAAAAATTCCGCCAGAGCAGCGCCTGTATAAGGAGCGAGATATTGTAATGTAGCAGGAGAATCCGCCGTTTCAGCTACCACAATAGTGTATTCCATCGCTCCCCTTTCCTGGAAATTAGTCACTACCTGAGCCACAGAAGATGCTTTTTGACCAATAGCTACATAAACACATATTACATTTTGGCCTTGTTGGTTCAGAATCGTATCTGTTGCTACTGCTGTTTTACCTGTTTGTCTGTCCCCAATAATTAATTCTCGCTGGCCACGCCCTATAGGTATCATCGAATCAATAGCAATAAGCCCCGTTTGAAGAGGCTCGTATACGGAACGTCGTGAAATAATACCCGGAGCAGGAGATTCAATTAACCGATATTCAGAAGCTGAAATTTCACCCCTACCATCAATAGGTTTAGCCAGGGCATTTACAACACGACCCAAATAGGCCTCACTCACAGGTATCTGAGCAATTCTTCCTGTTGCTTTTACAGAACTTCCTTCTTGTATCAGCAAACCATCACCCATTAATACAACACCGACATttgttgattccaaattcagaGCAATGCCTACTGTACCCTCTTGAAATTCTACTAATTCACCCGCCATTACTTCATCAAGACCATGAATACGAGCAATGCCGTCACCTACTTGCAGTACGGTACCGGTATTTACAATCTTTACTTCTCTATTATATTCCTCAATACGCTCACGGATAATCTTACTAATTTCGTCGGCTCGAATTGTTACCATGAGTATTTCTTACTtcgtttttgaaaaaaaaaaataatacctAGAGTCGAAGGACTAATCGGTTATTGCCCCCAACATGCCAATATTGGCACGTATCGTACGTAAATGTAACTCGTTGTTCAAACAACTACTCAGAGTTCCTAGAGCCCCTTGTAAGGCTTGTTGGAAAACCAGTTGTCGGACTTGATTAATCGCTCTTTGTTGTTCAAAATTAATAGTTTCGTTTTTGTAATTTTCTAGTTGTTTCAAAGTCTTAGAAGTGgaattaataaaattcaatcTTTCTCGCTCTATCTCAGAGTATCCATTGACTCGAAACTGATCTGCCTCCATTTCCACTTTTCGTAAGCGAGTACGGGCCTTTTCCAGCTGTTCAATGGCTCCCCCACGCAGTTCTTCTGAATTTCGAATAGTATTCAAGATCCTCTGTTTTCGATTATCTAATAAATCACTTAATGAAAGTAGATTCTCTTTCCATTCATTTAAAAACTTCCATGATCCCTTCCCGAACCAAACATGAATCTTTCGATTCATTTGGCTCTCACGCTCAATTACTTAaattacttattattattagaaattcccatatttttttGAATGTAATGAGCCTATCCTCTACTCTCTTcatattctaaaaaaaaatataaaaaccaaTCACTAATCCAAAACCAAAAAAGTCAGAGGACTCTTCTGACCaaacaaaaatatgtaattGTCAACAAAgttgtttcttttttttatccaaaaataaaaaaaaaggtttttttTCTTCCTTTAATACATAATACATAGGTCGTCGATTCAGCATTGGATAAAAGGGAGTTTAATcccaatttttataataaacggTTCAAATAATTTTATCCATATGAGTGTTCTATATAGATCAATTTTGCGTTTTGAAAACatctcttatatatatattacatatagtGGTAGAAAGAGTACCATGCTGCGTCTGGACTTCAAACGATTTAGCTTTAACCATAGTTAATGTTAATGGTCCCACATTTTTGGTTGATAGAGAATCAAAGCGGATTTACCAACGAATCACGAAATGCTATGGTTCTTGCATATGATTTCTTTGTTCAGAAGTCATTCGTGAGATCATGTACCTCTCTTTCCTAGTTATAACATAAAAAGTACAGCTGGTTGGATCCAGCCTATTCTTGAAATAAACAACTCGCACACACTCCCTTTCCAAAAAAAACCAATACCCCAAGCACTACACTTAGATTTATTAGATTTGTTGCTAAAATATCGGTATTAAACCCGAAACTCCCGGCGGACGGCCAGTGGCCCAAAGAAACGAAAGAATCGGTTACATTTTTCATATGATCTCCTCTTATAGAtagactaaaaaaaaaaaaaaagaacagagTTCTTTTTGTATCGCCCTACCCCCCTTTGATATATCTcaattttactatttaaaaATCGAGCCAAAAAAGATTCGATTTATAAACGGCGAATTACCCCCTTTATTGAAACCCTTCCTAAAAAACCTAAAAAGGGGTTTCCTTAGACTACGAACGGGAAGGATGAAAGCGAGTGGGTATGCTAATTCCTCATCCGCAAATCAGCCCTTCCCGTGGGTTATTTTCTCAACGAATAAGTAATTCTCGGAATGAAACCTTGGTGTAATTCGAAAAAGCAAATGACAGGTTCAAGGCAATACAATATGCAAAAattctatttttcttatttataagaTTAAACAAAAGGATTCGCAAATAAAAGTGCTAATGCTACAACCAGACCATAAATTGTTAAAGCTTCCATAAAAGCTAGACTAAGCAATAAAGTACCTCGTATTTTTCCCTCCGCCTCGGGCTGTCTCGCGATACCTTCTACAGCTTGGCCCGCAGCAGTACCTTGACCAACTCCAGGTCCAATAGAAGCAAGCCCTACAGCCAATCCAGCAGCAATAACGGAAGCGGCAGAAATCAGTGGATTCATGATAAGTTCCtcatacaaaaaaaaagaaatggtTAATGATACAGTCAGCTGATGAATTCTAACTTAATCATTCCATCGCTACAATTCATCCAGTCGAAGTCACTACAAATGTAAAATTGAAGTAAAAATCTTATTCAAGGATCAAAACTACTTTACTTCGATATCTCTTTTAGTTCCTATCGACAAAGTCTTTTCGAATCCGTACGACTTTCGTCCGTCCATTTCTTTGTTCCGAACCATTCTTTGAATTCTTCGATTTTTTTCTTGATTTCATCGATTTATTCATTCAACTCACAGTCCCAGAGGATACGGAAGGACTTCTATTGGAATATCCATCCAAATTTATAGTAGTAGGGCAATTTCACTAGTAGTAGGACAAATTGAATATATCTTTAGTTCATATATAACTagtcaatatttaatataaatcacATATACATGTCTTTCTTCCATAACGTAAACCAATTCTTCATTGATCGTAGATTCAATCGGATTCGAGAATTTTGCGTCGAAAAAAAGTTGACTTATAGAATAACGACTTTTTACGTATAATATACCTAATAAACCTCCCTCTCCGATCCGAATCaccctttttttatttttaaattctctACTCTACTGTCTTTTGCTATTACTCTGTATATAGTGAGTTATATATTTAGATTTCCTAAttagattaaatttttttgagacGCGCATATGTTGCCTTGGGATAaactcaaaaataatatttcaaaaaatagtcAATGATGACCCTCCATGGATTCCCCTATATAAGCCGCGGCTAAAGTTGCAAAAATCAGAGCTTGAATACCACTTGTAAATAATCCAAGGAACATGACAGGTATAGGAACCACTAAAGGTACTAAAGAAACAAGAACAACAACTACTAATTCATCAGCTAATATATTTCCGAAAAGTCGAAAACTGAGTGATAAAGGTTTTGTGAAATCTTCTAAGATGTTAATGGGTAAAAGGATTGGGGTTGGTTGAATATATTTTCCGAAATAACCCAATCCTTTTTTGCTAATACCCGCATAGAAATATGCCACTGACGTGAGTAAAGCCAAAGCAACAGTAGTATTTATATCATTCGTGGGTGCGGCTAACTCCCCATGAGGTAATTGTATGATTTTCCAAGGTAAAAGCGCTCCTGACCAAttagaaacaaaaataaatagaaacatTGTTCCAATAAAAGGAACCCAGGGACCATATTCTTCTCCAATTTGAGTTTTACTCACATCTCGAATGAATTCAAGTACATATTCGAAGAAATTCTGACCGCTAGTTGGAATGGTTTGTGGGTTCCGAACAGCTAGAGTAGCTGAACCCAATAAGATAGCAATTACAACCCAAGAAGTAATAAGTACTTGGCCGTGGACTTGGAAACCTCCTATTTTCCAATAGAAATGTTGGCCTACTTCCACACCAGAAATATCGTATAACCCATTTAGTTTGTTGATGGAACAGGATAGAACATTCATATTGCCCTCTGAAAAAAATAtagcttaaaataaaattattttgattcaaACGTCTCTTTCTCTACGTGACTACTTTaatcctatatatatttataataccaATTCAATTCTTGAATACCAACGAATCACATAATATCCCCAGTTTTTTATCTCTTTTTTGAGATCCAAAAAGAGTATCTGAGATTCAGAAATAGTAACTGATTACAAAACTCTATGAAATTTACAAAGTAAGTTAAGTTTTTTatcttattattaataatagtaaATTAATAATACGAATCACGGATTTCTTATATAGCTAGAACGCCCTTCACGAATTGCGAATACTAATTTGTTAAGAATTAATCGGATTGAAGATATAGCGTCATCATTGGCTGGAATCGAAATATCTGCAAGATCGGGGTCACAATTTGTATCGATTAAAGAAATTGTTGGAATTCCCAAAGTGATACATTCTTGAAGTGCCGTATATTCTTCGTGTTGATCAATGATGATTACAATATCTGGTAACCCCGTCATATATTTAATCCCGCCCAGATATGTTTGCAAGTGAGATAATTGTCTTTTCAACACGGCCGCATCTCTTTTCGGAAGACGACGAAGTCTCCCTGTTTTTTGTTCTGTTCTCAAGTCTCTAAACTTATGAAGTCTCGTTTCTGTAGTGGACCAATTCGTTAACATACCGCCGAgccattttttattaacataaTGACACCGAGCCCTTATTGCAGCCCATGCTACTAGGTCAGCTGCTTTATTTTTCGTGCCAACGATTAAGAATTGTTTTCCCCTACTTGCTGCATCAAAAACCAAATCACAAGCTTCTGATAAAAAACGAGCGGTTCTAGTAAGATTTATAATATGAATACCTTTACGCTTTGCAGAAATATAAGGGGCCATTTTAGGATTCCATTTCCTAGTACCATGTCCAAAATGAACTCCGGCCTTCATCATCTCTTCCAAATCGATGTTCCAATATCTTTTTGTCATTTCTCCCCACAccctcctctttttttttttaagagacGAGGGTatcctaaaataaaaattgttccGATGGAACCTTCTCTTCTACCGCAAAATGACCGTAGATATACGATAACCTAAGCCATTACATTATTACTTTCTATTCGTTATTATCATTTTGACTATTCCTAAAAGAAAtcaaatttttcaaataaaaggcTGAATCCACTTTTAGGAATCATTAAATCCTATACCTATAAATGATTGTTCTGATGTATCATGGAAATTCTTTGAAAAGCAAGAATCAAAAAATTTTCTGTGGTGGAACAAAATATCTCTCATCTCCccctcaaatatattattatttttggtttCCAAGGAAAGGTTGGTATGTTGTCTCGAAGAGTGCACCAATCCCTCGAATCCGGTACCAACGGGTATCATCCCCCCCAGAACAACGTTCTCTTTCAGGCCTTTTAACCAATCAATACGACCCCGTAGAGCAGCTTTTGCTAAAACTCGAGCAGTTTCTTGAAAACTCGCTTCGGATATGAAACTTTGAGTATTCAGAGATGCTTTTGTTATTCCCAATAAGACGGCTCGGTAACAGATTG
Protein-coding regions in this window:
- the LOC135150701 gene encoding ATP synthase subunit a, chloroplastic, producing the protein MNVLSCSINKLNGLYDISGVEVGQHFYWKIGGFQVHGQVLITSWVVIAILLGSATLAVRNPQTIPTSGQNFFEYVLEFIRDVSKTQIGEEYGPWVPFIGTMFLFIFVSNWSGALLPWKIIQLPHGELAAPTNDINTTVALALLTSVAYFYAGISKKGLGYFGKYIQPTPILLPINILEDFTKPLSLSFRLFGNILADELVVVVLVSLVPLVVPIPVMFLGLFTSGIQALIFATLAAAYIGESMEGHH
- the LOC135150688 gene encoding ATP synthase subunit alpha, chloroplastic, translating into MVTIRADEISKIIRERIEEYNREVKIVNTGTVLQVGDGIARIHGLDEVMAGELVEFQEGTVGIALNLESTNVGVVLMGDGLLIQEGSSVKATGRIAQIPVSEAYLGRVVNALAKPIDGRGEISASEYRLIESPAPGIISRRSVYEPLQTGLIAIDSMIPIGRGQRELIIGDRQTGKTAVATDTILNQQGQNVICVYVAIGQKASSVAQVVTNFQERGAMEYTIVVAETADSPATLQYLAPYTGAALAEFFMYRKRHTLIIYDDPSKQAQAYRQMSLLLRRPPGREAYPGDVFYLHSRLLERAAKLGSLLGEGSMTALPIVETQSGDVSAYIPTNVISITDGQIFLSADLFNAGIRPAINVGISVSRVGSAAQIKAMKQVAGKLKLELAQFAELEAFAQFASDLDKATQNQLARGQRLRELLKQSQSAPLAVEEQIMTIYTGTNGYLDSLEIGQVRKFLVELRTYLKTNKPQFQEIISSTKIFTEEAEALLKEAIQEQMERFILQEQV
- the LOC135152061 gene encoding small ribosomal subunit protein uS2c; the protein is MTKRYWNIDLEEMMKAGVHFGHGTRKWNPKMAPYISAKRKGIHIINLTRTARFLSEACDLVFDAASRGKQFLIVGTKNKAADLVAWAAIRARCHYVNKKWLGGMLTNWSTTETRLHKFRDLRTEQKTGRLRRLPKRDAAVLKRQLSHLQTYLGGIKYMTGLPDIVIIIDQHEEYTALQECITLGIPTISLIDTNCDPDLADISIPANDDAISSIRLILNKLVFAIREGRSSYIRNP